The Staphylococcus sp. KG4-3 genome has a window encoding:
- the rpsJ gene encoding 30S ribosomal protein S10 yields MAKQKIRIRLKAYDHRVIDQSAEKIVETAKRSGADVSGPIPLPTERSVYTVIRAVHKYKDSREQFEQRTHKRLIDIVNPTPKTVDALMGLNLPSGVDIEIKL; encoded by the coding sequence ATGGCAAAACAAAAAATCAGAATCAGATTAAAAGCTTATGATCATCGAGTAATCGATCAATCAGCAGAAAAAATTGTTGAAACAGCAAAACGTTCTGGTGCAGATGTTTCTGGACCAATTCCGTTACCAACTGAAAGATCAGTTTATACTGTGATTCGTGCCGTGCATAAGTATAAAGATTCACGTGAGCAGTTCGAACAACGTACTCATAAACGTTTAATCGATATTGTTAACCCTACACCAAAAACAGTTGATGCTCTAATGGGCTTGAACTTACCATCTGGCGTAGACATCGAAATCAAATTATAA